One region of Pygocentrus nattereri isolate fPygNat1 chromosome 14, fPygNat1.pri, whole genome shotgun sequence genomic DNA includes:
- the LOC119265148 gene encoding 5-hydroxytryptamine receptor 3A-like gives MSLVLPSALIMLADLVSFALPLDGGKRSSFKITLVLSFTMFLLILTSHLPDSGTCSPLIRYHFCFCLFVLVLSMLMSMVFTKLAADGSIRPFKPKELRKSDLNMNGAATKSAGLTKERDSLEKIVSFVENADKKERKLKKRQTFANNLDKISFCIYLSLDIIYSVCVIILTRTEYCKVNNLDFWE, from the exons A TGTCACTGGTCCTGCCGAGTGCGCTCATCATGCTGGCTGACCTGGTGAGTTTTGCTCTGCCGCTGGACGGGGGAAAACGCAGCTCATTCAAAATCACTCTGGTGCTCAGCTTCACCATgttcctcctcatcctcaccAGCCACCTTCCTGATAGCGGAACCTGCAGCCCTCTAATAC GTTACCACTTCTGCTTCTGCCTGTTTGTTCTGGTGCTGAGCATGCTGATGTCCATGGTTTTCACAAAGCTGGCAGCAGATGGCAGCATCCGACCTTTCAAACCTAAAGAGCTGCGTAAATCAG ATCTCAACATGAACGGTGCAGCAACAAAATCTGCTGGCTTGACCAAGGAGAGAGATTCTCTGGAGAAGATTGTGAGTTTTGTGGAGAACGCTGACAAAAAGGAAAGGAAGCTAAAGAAGAGGCAGACCTTCGCAAACAATTTGGACAAAATCAGCTTCTGCATATACTTGAGCCTGGATATCATTTACAGTGTATGTGTCATCATTTTGACCCGAACAGAATACTGTAAGGTTAACAATCTGGACTTCTGGGAATAG
- the LOC108437139 gene encoding 5-hydroxytryptamine receptor 3A-like produces the protein MEWTDPDLAWSAQQYKFTELMLPVDKIWTPDLTVDNAVETEVKPVSSDILVSQDGTVQHSIQMYTTVVCGINLFNYPFVTDACPVALNGWSQSSCGLRFQYGNISTVGTSRGEWRTLSVELHGNENRLDRNYLSVTMSINPFNTVVTLILPSVLIMVADLVSFALPLEGGKRSSFKITLVLSFTMSLLILTDSLPDTGLCSPLIRYHFCFCLVVLVVSLLASMIFTRLSVDGSLFCCTLLKLEATNDTKQDISLNGVATVCADVSTEVASLQKVVTFLENMETANEGSKKMQLFANRFDKICFWIYFCIDVIYTMCFIAITRTEFCKINNLDFWSS, from the exons ATG GAATGGACAGACCCAGACCTCGCATGGTCCGCTCAACAGTACAAGTTTACAGAACTTATGCTACCAGTGGACAAAATCTGGACCCCAGATCTTACTGTGGACAATGC AGTTGAGACAGAGGTGAAACCTGTCTCTTCTGATATACTGGTCAGTCAGGACGGCACTGTGCAGCATTCAATCCAAATGTACACTACAGTAGTGTGTGGAATCAACCTGTTCAACTACCCTTTTGTCACGGATGCATGCCCAGTGGCCCTGAATGGATGGAGCCAAAGCT CTTGTGGCCTGCGTTTCCAGTATGGAAACATATCTACAGTGGGAACCAGTCGTGGGGAATGGCGGACCTTGTCAGTGGAGCTTCATGGAAACGAAAACAGACTGGATCGCAACTATCTCTCT GTAACCATGTCCATCAACCCCTTCAACACAGTAGTGACACTAATCCTGCCCAGTGTGCTCATCATGGTGGCTGACCTGGTGAGCTTTGCTCTGCCGCTGGAAGGGGGAAAGCGCAGCTCCTTCAAAATCACGCTGGTCCTCAGCTTCACCATGTCCCTCCTCATCCTCACTGACAGTCTTCCTGACACTGGCCTCTGTAGCCCTCTAATAC GTTACcatttctgcttctgtttgGTCGTTCTGGTTGTGAGCTTGCTGGCATCCATGATCTTCACGCGCCTATCTGTGGATGGGAGTCTCTTCTGCTGCACACTCCTGAAACTCGAAGCCACGAATGATACAAAGCAGG ATATAAGCCTGAATGGTGTGGCCACAGTCTGTGCTGACGTGTCTACAGAGGTAGCTTCACTCCAGAAAGTTGTGACGTTCCTGGAGAACATGGAGACGGCCAATGAGGGGTCGAAGAAGATGCAGTTGTTCGCAAACCGTTTCGACAAAATCTGCTTCTGGATCTACTTTTGCATTGATGTTATTTACACCATGTGTTTCATTGCCATTACCAGAACAGAATTCTGCAAGATCAATAATCTGGATTTCTGGAGTTCATAA